Proteins encoded within one genomic window of Halobacteroides halobius DSM 5150:
- the ftsH gene encoding ATP-dependent zinc metalloprotease FtsH has protein sequence MKKFSKSIGFYIVIIAIGVLIAQYIIAPNQPQEEVSYSQFIKQVKTGKIEKVTIIGENLIRGNLADGKKFEINVPGTIEKLEGLLRANDVKIETKPEPEPPWWTGLFAYLLPTIILIAAWIFIMNKMQGGGKKMMSFGKNKAQLHKEGDTKVTFDDVANYEEVKEELQEVVEFLKHPDKFSRLGAEIPKGVLMLGPPGTGKTLMARAVSGEAGVPFFFISGSDFVEMFVGVGASRVRDLFEQGKENAPCIVFIDELDAVGRQRGAGVGGGNDEREQTLNQLLVEMDGFEPNEGIIVMGATNRPDVLDKALLRPGRFDRQIPVGKPDYKARKGILEIHVEDKPITDDVDLEVLARRTPGFTGADLENLANEAAILAARRDKEEISMLEFDDSIDRVIAGPKRKSRVISDKEKDIVSYHETGHALLGELLAEADPTHKVTIIPRGRAGGFTINLPEEDKSFVTKTELQHKVSSLLGGRVAEEIFLDDISTGAQNDLERATKIVRRMVTDYGMSEKLGPLTLGQKQNDQVFLGRDLSRSRNYSEEVAAEIDKEIKKLVESCYQKAEEILSENSEIVEDMVAALKEKETLEKEDIKEIIIEYKPGFYDEEANDLEEDDQ, from the coding sequence TTGAAGAAGTTTTCGAAGAGTATTGGATTTTATATAGTCATAATTGCCATTGGAGTTTTAATAGCTCAATATATTATTGCTCCTAATCAACCACAAGAAGAAGTATCTTATAGTCAGTTTATTAAGCAGGTTAAAACAGGTAAAATTGAAAAAGTTACAATCATAGGTGAAAATTTAATAAGAGGAAACCTAGCAGATGGTAAAAAGTTTGAAATAAATGTACCCGGAACAATTGAAAAACTAGAGGGACTTTTACGAGCTAATGATGTAAAGATTGAGACTAAGCCTGAGCCTGAACCACCATGGTGGACAGGATTATTTGCTTATTTATTACCAACAATTATTTTGATTGCCGCGTGGATCTTTATTATGAATAAAATGCAAGGTGGCGGCAAGAAAATGATGTCTTTTGGAAAGAATAAGGCTCAACTACATAAAGAAGGAGATACTAAAGTTACATTTGATGATGTAGCTAACTATGAAGAAGTTAAAGAAGAGTTACAGGAAGTTGTTGAATTCTTAAAGCATCCAGATAAGTTCAGTCGTTTGGGGGCTGAAATTCCTAAAGGTGTTTTAATGTTAGGTCCTCCAGGGACAGGTAAGACTTTAATGGCTAGAGCAGTATCTGGCGAAGCAGGGGTGCCATTTTTCTTCATCAGTGGTTCTGACTTTGTTGAAATGTTTGTTGGAGTTGGAGCTTCTCGAGTCAGAGATTTATTTGAACAAGGAAAAGAAAATGCTCCTTGTATTGTCTTTATTGATGAATTAGATGCTGTAGGTCGCCAACGTGGTGCTGGTGTTGGTGGAGGTAATGATGAACGTGAGCAAACTTTAAACCAGTTATTAGTTGAAATGGATGGTTTTGAGCCTAATGAAGGTATTATTGTTATGGGGGCTACTAATCGTCCTGATGTACTGGATAAAGCTTTATTAAGACCAGGCCGTTTTGATAGACAGATTCCGGTTGGAAAACCAGATTATAAAGCTAGAAAAGGTATTTTAGAGATCCATGTTGAAGATAAACCTATAACTGATGATGTAGATTTAGAAGTATTAGCTCGCAGGACTCCTGGTTTCACTGGAGCTGATTTAGAGAATTTAGCTAATGAAGCTGCTATTTTAGCGGCTCGTCGTGATAAAGAAGAAATTAGTATGCTTGAGTTCGATGACTCTATTGATAGAGTTATTGCCGGGCCAAAGCGTAAGAGTAGAGTAATTAGTGATAAAGAAAAGGATATTGTTTCTTATCACGAGACAGGTCATGCTTTATTAGGAGAATTATTAGCAGAAGCTGACCCAACTCATAAGGTAACTATTATTCCTCGTGGTAGAGCTGGTGGTTTTACTATTAATCTACCTGAAGAGGATAAAAGCTTTGTTACTAAAACTGAGTTACAACATAAAGTCTCTTCTTTATTAGGAGGAAGAGTAGCTGAAGAGATCTTTTTAGATGATATCAGTACCGGAGCGCAAAATGATTTAGAGCGAGCTACTAAAATAGTTCGTAGAATGGTGACTGATTATGGAATGAGTGAAAAGCTTGGCCCGTTGACTTTAGGACAGAAACAAAATGATCAAGTCTTTTTAGGTAGAGATCTCTCTAGAAGCCGTAACTATAGTGAAGAAGTTGCAGCTGAGATTGATAAAGAAATTAAAAAATTAGTAGAAAGTTGTTATCAAAAAGCTGAGGAAATTTTAAGTGAGAATAGTGAAATAGTAGAAGATATGGTAGCTGCTTTAAAGGAAAAAGAAACTTTAGAAAAAGAAGATATTAAAGAGATTATTATTGAATATAAGCCTGGTTTTTATGATGAAGAAGCTAATGATTTAGAAGAAGATGATCAGTAA
- a CDS encoding formate--tetrahydrofolate ligase, protein MKSDIEIAQTTEMEPIDKIAKKLGLGANDIERYGKYKAKIKLDTYKQVLEENDPGKLILTTAITPTPAGEGKSTTTVGLGQALNKLGENAAVALREPSLGPCMGIKGGAAGGGYSQVVPMEDINLHFTGDIHAIGIAHNLLAATIDNHIKQGNELNLDPNQIIFKRVVDMNDRALREIVVGLGAKNGQTREDGYMITVASEVMAILCLAEDIIDLKSRLGEIIIGYTYEGQPVKAKELEVAGAMAALLKDALKPNLVQTLENTPAFIHGGPFANIAHGCNSIMATNLALHTADYTVTEAGFGADLGAEKFFNIKCRFADLKPDAVVLVATVRALKMHGGANGDSLQEKNLEALSAGLENLEKHIENVQKFNLPLVVAINEFTNDTEAEIKLIKKRCQELGVEVALSQVWEKGGAGGVEVAKKVLNLVDQPSEFKPLYSTEDSIEEKIERIATEVYGAAKVNFTAQAKKNIKQLAENGFANLPICMAKTPASLSDDPSLKGRPEGFELTVREIKVSAGAGFLVALTGDVLTMPGLPKEPSAEDIDINAEGKITGLF, encoded by the coding sequence ATGAAAAGTGATATTGAAATTGCTCAGACAACAGAAATGGAACCAATTGATAAGATTGCAAAGAAGTTGGGGTTAGGTGCAAATGATATTGAGAGGTATGGTAAATATAAGGCAAAGATTAAATTAGATACTTATAAGCAAGTATTAGAAGAAAATGATCCTGGTAAGTTAATTTTAACTACTGCTATTACACCTACACCGGCTGGGGAAGGAAAATCAACTACAACTGTAGGATTAGGTCAGGCTTTAAACAAACTAGGAGAAAATGCAGCAGTTGCTTTACGTGAACCTTCTTTAGGACCTTGTATGGGGATTAAAGGAGGAGCTGCTGGTGGAGGTTACTCACAGGTTGTGCCAATGGAGGATATAAATCTTCATTTCACGGGAGATATTCATGCTATTGGCATAGCACACAATTTATTAGCAGCCACAATTGATAATCATATTAAGCAAGGAAATGAACTTAACTTAGATCCGAATCAAATTATTTTCAAGCGGGTTGTAGATATGAATGACCGAGCTTTAAGAGAGATTGTTGTAGGGTTAGGAGCTAAAAATGGTCAAACGCGTGAGGATGGGTATATGATTACTGTTGCTTCAGAAGTAATGGCGATTTTATGTTTAGCTGAAGATATAATTGATTTAAAAAGTAGATTAGGTGAAATAATTATTGGCTATACTTATGAGGGCCAACCAGTAAAAGCTAAAGAATTAGAAGTAGCAGGAGCAATGGCTGCTTTATTAAAAGATGCTCTTAAACCTAATTTAGTTCAAACATTAGAGAATACTCCTGCTTTTATTCATGGAGGTCCATTTGCTAATATTGCTCATGGTTGTAATAGTATTATGGCTACTAATTTAGCCTTACATACTGCTGATTATACAGTAACTGAAGCTGGTTTTGGAGCTGACCTAGGAGCAGAGAAGTTCTTTAATATTAAGTGTCGGTTTGCTGATTTAAAGCCAGACGCAGTTGTTTTAGTAGCAACAGTTAGAGCTTTAAAGATGCATGGTGGGGCGAATGGAGATAGTTTACAGGAAAAGAACTTAGAGGCATTATCTGCTGGATTAGAGAATTTAGAGAAGCATATTGAAAATGTGCAGAAGTTTAATCTTCCTCTGGTAGTAGCTATTAATGAGTTTACTAATGATACAGAGGCTGAGATTAAATTAATTAAGAAACGTTGTCAAGAGTTAGGTGTGGAAGTAGCTCTTTCTCAAGTGTGGGAGAAAGGAGGAGCTGGTGGAGTAGAAGTAGCTAAGAAGGTATTAAATTTAGTTGATCAGCCAAGTGAATTTAAGCCATTATATTCTACTGAAGATTCTATTGAGGAAAAGATAGAAAGGATAGCTACAGAAGTTTATGGTGCAGCGAAGGTTAACTTTACAGCGCAGGCAAAAAAGAATATTAAGCAATTAGCTGAAAATGGTTTTGCTAATTTACCAATCTGTATGGCTAAGACTCCAGCTTCATTATCTGATGACCCATCTTTAAAGGGGCGACCAGAAGGTTTTGAATTAACTGTAAGAGAAATTAAAGTCTCCGCTGGTGCAGGCTTTTTAGTAGCACTGACTGGTGATGTATTAACAATGCCTGGTTTGCCAAAAGAGCCTTCAGCTGAAGATATTGATATTAATGCTGAGGGAAAGATTACAGGTTTATTTTAA
- the panB gene encoding 3-methyl-2-oxobutanoate hydroxymethyltransferase, with the protein MSGQVTIKTLQQKKDAGKKITMLTAYDYPMAKAIDKAGIDVILVGDSVGMVVLGYEDTLVVTVEDMIHHSKAVTRGANDSLVVTDLPFMAYKVNDISYTVKNAGQIIKESGAQAVKLEGGSEIVEEIEAINKAGIPVMGHLGLTPQSVNQFGGFKVQGKGSAAKELLKNAKILEEAGVFALVLECIPAKLATRITNQLSIPTIGIGAGKDCNGQVLVTQDMLGVSTDFTPKFVREYTDLRQEINQALNKYKEDVKSGEFPNSEESFSN; encoded by the coding sequence ATGAGTGGTCAAGTGACAATTAAAACTCTACAGCAGAAAAAAGATGCTGGGAAGAAAATTACAATGTTAACTGCTTATGATTATCCAATGGCTAAAGCTATAGATAAAGCTGGGATTGATGTAATTTTAGTTGGGGATTCAGTAGGAATGGTAGTCTTAGGCTATGAAGATACATTAGTAGTGACAGTTGAGGATATGATTCATCATAGTAAAGCAGTAACTAGAGGTGCTAATGATTCTTTAGTAGTTACTGACCTTCCTTTTATGGCTTATAAGGTTAATGATATTAGTTATACAGTTAAGAATGCTGGACAGATTATTAAAGAAAGTGGGGCACAGGCGGTAAAGCTAGAAGGTGGTAGTGAGATAGTAGAGGAGATAGAGGCAATTAATAAAGCTGGGATTCCAGTAATGGGTCATTTAGGTTTGACCCCTCAATCTGTAAATCAATTTGGTGGTTTTAAGGTGCAAGGAAAGGGGAGTGCTGCTAAAGAATTATTAAAGAATGCTAAAATTTTAGAAGAAGCTGGTGTTTTTGCTTTAGTACTAGAGTGTATTCCGGCAAAATTAGCTACCCGAATAACTAATCAATTATCAATTCCTACTATTGGAATTGGAGCAGGTAAAGATTGTAATGGTCAAGTCTTAGTTACTCAAGATATGTTAGGGGTTTCTACTGACTTTACTCCTAAGTTTGTAAGAGAATATACAGATTTAAGGCAAGAGATTAATCAAGCTTTAAACAAATATAAAGAAGATGTTAAATCCGGAGAATTTCCGAATTCAGAAGAGAGTTTTAGTAACTAG
- the panC gene encoding pantoate--beta-alanine ligase yields the protein MEIYTTISEIKEFIKSKKLVGEKIGFVPTMGYLHQGHLSLMKEARQDNDIVIASIFVNPTQFGPDEDYDEYPRDLDRDAELAAEVGVDAVFAPEADEIYDSGAATTIQVEGLTDKLCGACRPGHFTGVCIIVSKLFNIIAPDHAYFGQKDAQQVLVIKRMVKDLNFDLEIVIVPIVREEDGLAISSRNKYLNQEERTAATVLYNSLELARELIEQGENKAKVVENKMVEMIKEEPLAKIDYVEVVKQETLESVTKIKDKILIALAVYIGGTRLIDNVMLEV from the coding sequence GTGGAGATTTATACGACAATTTCCGAAATCAAAGAGTTTATCAAATCCAAAAAGCTAGTAGGAGAAAAGATAGGTTTTGTTCCTACAATGGGTTACTTACATCAAGGACATTTATCATTGATGAAAGAAGCTAGACAGGACAATGATATAGTAATTGCTAGTATTTTTGTCAATCCTACTCAATTTGGCCCTGATGAGGATTATGATGAATATCCGCGCGATTTAGATAGAGATGCAGAGTTAGCAGCTGAAGTAGGAGTTGATGCAGTCTTTGCTCCTGAGGCTGATGAGATTTATGATTCTGGAGCTGCTACTACAATTCAAGTAGAGGGATTAACTGATAAGTTATGTGGTGCTTGTCGCCCAGGTCATTTTACAGGGGTCTGTATTATAGTTAGTAAACTATTTAATATCATTGCTCCTGATCATGCTTATTTTGGTCAAAAAGATGCTCAACAGGTATTAGTTATTAAGCGAATGGTTAAAGATTTAAATTTTGATCTTGAGATAGTAATAGTACCTATAGTTAGAGAAGAGGACGGATTAGCTATTAGTTCTCGAAACAAGTATTTAAATCAAGAAGAGCGGACAGCTGCTACAGTACTTTATAATTCTTTAGAGTTGGCCCGAGAATTGATTGAACAGGGGGAAAATAAGGCTAAAGTTGTTGAGAATAAAATGGTAGAAATGATTAAAGAGGAACCATTAGCCAAGATAGATTATGTAGAAGTAGTTAAACAAGAGACTTTAGAATCAGTTACAAAGATTAAGGATAAAATTTTAATTGCTCTTGCTGTTTATATTGGAGGTACTAGATTAATAGATAATGTGATGCTGGAGGTGTAA
- the panD gene encoding aspartate 1-decarboxylase — MMRMMHKSKIHQAKVTNANLNYVGSITIDQELMEVADIYPNERVQIVNNNNGQRLETYVIPGERGSGIICLNGAAARKARPGDTIIIISYALLSEEEAKSLEPKVVLVNKENKIE; from the coding sequence ATGATGCGTATGATGCATAAGTCAAAAATTCATCAGGCTAAAGTTACTAATGCTAATTTAAATTATGTAGGTAGTATTACTATTGATCAAGAATTAATGGAAGTAGCAGATATTTATCCTAATGAACGAGTTCAAATAGTTAATAATAATAATGGTCAACGTTTAGAAACTTATGTTATTCCTGGAGAAAGAGGTTCAGGTATCATTTGTCTTAATGGGGCAGCAGCTAGAAAGGCTAGACCAGGAGATACAATAATTATTATCTCTTATGCTTTGTTGAGTGAAGAAGAAGCTAAAAGTTTAGAACCTAAAGTCGTATTAGTAAATAAAGAGAATAAAATTGAATAA
- a CDS encoding ECF transporter S component → MNLTTRQLTVTGILSAIAILLSVTPLGYIPVPTPAGSATIMHIPVIIAAIIEGPIVGGLVGLIFGITSFIRGGAFFVDPLIAIVPRILIGILAAYSAKLIDYKLFSAILATIVGTLTNTVGVLSLAVVRGYLTYEVALGVGITHGVPEVVVGVLITVGIVKALQQSNVKAINTNITN, encoded by the coding sequence ATGAATTTGACGACTAGACAGTTGACAGTGACAGGTATTTTAAGTGCAATTGCAATTTTACTAAGTGTGACACCTTTAGGGTATATTCCAGTTCCTACTCCAGCTGGTTCAGCCACAATTATGCATATTCCAGTAATTATTGCAGCAATTATAGAAGGGCCAATTGTAGGTGGTCTAGTAGGTCTTATTTTTGGAATCACAAGTTTTATTAGAGGAGGGGCATTCTTTGTCGATCCATTAATAGCCATTGTACCAAGAATATTGATTGGAATTTTGGCTGCTTATAGCGCTAAATTGATCGATTATAAATTATTCTCAGCTATTTTGGCTACTATAGTAGGTACTTTAACTAATACTGTTGGTGTTTTATCTTTGGCTGTAGTTAGAGGTTATCTAACTTATGAGGTAGCTTTAGGAGTTGGAATAACTCATGGAGTACCAGAAGTAGTAGTAGGAGTCTTAATTACAGTAGGTATAGTAAAGGCATTACAACAAAGTAATGTTAAAGCAATAAACACAAATATAACTAATTAA
- a CDS encoding biotin--[acetyl-CoA-carboxylase] ligase yields MRRNLKRRTKVLDLLYHYQTDYLSGAELSDQLDVSRTTIWKYINYFREAGYEIESSSKLGYRLVETPDILLPEEIKRNLTTNQIGHQIIHYNQIDSTNRVAKEQAKNGVKEGTVIISEEQTGGKGRLNRNFSSPQGGIWLSYILSPDLKPVMAGRATYLSALALAKTINQITNLDAKIKWPNDVLINDKKVSGILTEMGAELDKVNYLAIGMGINANFAISKLPVELHNKVTTIFNELGEQIDRVAFVQSLLQEIEKLYPKLDNFEELLAEWKGYAYTLGQEVKIADGNQEYSGLAVDIADDGALIVKTDRGQEKVYSGDVSLSHQSFNSGN; encoded by the coding sequence ATGAGACGAAATTTAAAGCGTAGGACTAAAGTACTTGATTTATTATATCATTATCAAACTGATTATTTATCTGGTGCAGAATTAAGTGATCAGTTGGATGTATCTCGAACTACAATTTGGAAGTATATAAATTATTTTAGGGAAGCAGGTTATGAGATTGAGTCATCTTCTAAATTAGGTTATAGATTAGTCGAAACTCCAGATATTTTATTACCAGAGGAAATCAAACGGAATTTGACTACTAATCAAATAGGTCATCAAATTATCCATTATAATCAGATTGATTCTACTAATAGGGTTGCTAAAGAACAAGCTAAAAATGGTGTAAAAGAAGGAACTGTAATTATATCTGAAGAACAGACTGGTGGTAAAGGAAGATTAAATCGAAACTTTTCTAGCCCACAAGGAGGTATTTGGTTATCGTATATTTTATCTCCTGACCTTAAGCCGGTTATGGCGGGAAGAGCTACATATTTATCTGCCTTAGCCTTAGCTAAGACGATTAATCAAATTACAAATTTAGATGCTAAGATAAAATGGCCTAATGATGTATTAATTAATGATAAAAAAGTGAGTGGTATTTTAACTGAAATGGGGGCTGAGTTAGATAAAGTTAATTACTTAGCTATTGGCATGGGGATTAATGCTAATTTTGCGATAAGTAAGTTACCTGTTGAGTTACATAATAAAGTAACAACAATCTTTAATGAGCTAGGAGAACAGATAGATAGAGTTGCTTTTGTGCAGTCTTTATTACAGGAAATAGAGAAATTATATCCTAAGTTAGACAATTTTGAAGAATTATTAGCTGAATGGAAGGGATATGCTTATACTCTAGGTCAAGAAGTTAAAATAGCAGATGGCAATCAAGAGTATAGTGGTTTAGCAGTCGATATTGCTGATGATGGCGCTTTAATAGTTAAGACTGATAGAGGGCAAGAGAAAGTATACTCTGGTGATGTTTCTTTATCCCATCAGTCATTTAACTCAGGGAATTAA
- a CDS encoding type III pantothenate kinase, with protein MILAIDVGNTNIVLGLYQEDELLIDWRISTDRKKMPDEYGMLLANLFSTANQSLEDVERVIISSVVPPIIHALEEVSIKYLGVKPLVVGPGVKTGINIKTDNPKEVGADRIVNAVAVKHLYNGPAIIVDFGTATTLDALSATGDYLGGAIAPGIGISTEALFDRAAKLPKIELDFPKRVIGKDSHDSLQAGILYGFVGQVDGLVKRMKKEFKQEPKVIATGGLADLITSESEEIEINNQFLTLEGLKIVAKLNL; from the coding sequence ATGATTTTAGCAATTGATGTGGGAAATACTAATATTGTTTTAGGTTTATATCAAGAAGATGAATTATTGATTGATTGGAGGATCTCTACTGATCGTAAAAAGATGCCAGATGAATATGGAATGTTATTAGCCAATTTATTTTCTACTGCTAATCAGAGTTTAGAAGATGTAGAGAGAGTAATTATTTCTTCTGTAGTACCACCAATTATTCATGCTCTAGAGGAAGTGTCTATTAAATACTTGGGGGTTAAACCTTTAGTTGTTGGCCCGGGAGTTAAAACAGGGATTAATATTAAGACTGACAATCCTAAAGAAGTAGGAGCAGATCGAATCGTAAATGCAGTAGCTGTCAAGCATTTATATAATGGTCCGGCTATTATTGTTGATTTTGGAACAGCTACTACATTAGATGCATTATCTGCTACAGGAGATTATTTAGGAGGAGCTATTGCTCCTGGAATAGGAATTTCAACTGAAGCTTTATTTGATAGAGCAGCTAAGTTACCTAAAATTGAATTAGATTTTCCTAAGCGGGTGATTGGAAAAGACTCTCATGATAGCTTACAAGCGGGAATCTTATATGGTTTCGTAGGACAAGTTGATGGGTTGGTTAAGCGTATGAAAAAAGAATTTAAGCAAGAACCTAAAGTAATTGCTACGGGTGGTTTAGCTGATTTAATTACTAGTGAATCTGAAGAAATAGAAATCAACAATCAATTTTTAACATTAGAGGGATTAAAAATTGTTGCTAAACTGAACCTATAA
- the dusB gene encoding tRNA dihydrouridine synthase DusB, whose protein sequence is MKIADIVIEPPVILAPMAGVTDLPYRQVVSEVGGCGLVCTEMVSAKGLVHGNERTEKLLEISNNQQPVSLQLFGNDPQTLAQAAKRVVEISNPEIIDLNVGCPTPKIVKNGYGSALMKEPYLLGEIVKAMDKAVEIPVTIKIRTGWDGERINACQIAKIAQENGAAAIGVHGRTREQFYQGQADWEIIKEVKETVSIPVIGNGDIFKPEDAIEMIDQTGCDAVMIARGAQGNPWIFARTAHYLKIGELLPPPSPQEKIDKTIYHLEKLVDYKGEYVGIREMRKHASWYLKGLRNCTAIKDKINQTQSKEEMKELLIKYQAQFS, encoded by the coding sequence GTGAAGATAGCAGATATAGTAATAGAGCCACCAGTTATTTTAGCTCCTATGGCGGGGGTAACAGATTTACCTTATCGTCAAGTAGTTAGTGAAGTAGGCGGTTGTGGTTTAGTCTGTACTGAAATGGTAAGTGCTAAAGGATTAGTACATGGAAATGAAAGGACAGAAAAATTATTAGAAATTAGTAATAATCAACAGCCTGTCTCTTTACAGTTATTTGGTAATGATCCTCAAACTTTGGCCCAAGCAGCAAAAAGGGTAGTAGAAATTAGTAATCCAGAGATTATTGATTTAAATGTAGGGTGTCCAACTCCTAAAATAGTAAAAAATGGCTATGGATCTGCTTTGATGAAGGAACCATATTTATTAGGCGAGATTGTTAAAGCTATGGATAAGGCAGTTGAAATACCAGTAACTATTAAGATTAGAACTGGATGGGATGGGGAACGAATCAATGCTTGTCAGATAGCTAAAATAGCTCAAGAAAATGGAGCAGCAGCTATAGGAGTCCATGGAAGGACTAGAGAACAGTTTTATCAGGGCCAAGCTGATTGGGAAATTATTAAGGAAGTAAAAGAAACAGTTTCTATTCCAGTGATTGGAAATGGAGATATTTTTAAGCCTGAAGATGCTATAGAAATGATTGATCAGACAGGATGTGATGCAGTTATGATTGCTAGAGGGGCCCAAGGTAATCCTTGGATCTTTGCTAGGACTGCTCATTATTTAAAGATTGGAGAGTTATTACCTCCGCCTAGTCCGCAAGAAAAGATAGACAAGACGATCTACCACTTAGAGAAATTAGTGGATTATAAAGGGGAGTATGTAGGTATTAGAGAGATGAGAAAACATGCCAGTTGGTATCTAAAGGGATTAAGAAATTGTACTGCTATTAAAGATAAAATCAATCAAACCCAGAGTAAAGAAGAGATGAAAGAGCTATTAATTAAATATCAAGCTCAATTTAGCTGA
- a CDS encoding SDR family NAD(P)-dependent oxidoreductase, translated as MNRFAFIIHPLKIADVARKFPICDKLPKSLVKSMVKLLPPFKASDITGVRSKLGPKAEGWFIACPLTSQQMLELPTSVVIEKIVDAGLIAQELGADILGLGAFTSVVGDKGVTIANQLDIPVTTGNSYTVATALEGVKLASEISGVNMKNSNILVVGASGSIGKACTKLLAEDNNSLILAARKKDKLERLAQRVKKDYNVQVKTTTNLDKYLPQSDIIIAASSAVESLININLLKPGTIVCDVARPRDVAKEVNQRRSDVLIIDGGIVEVPGEVNFNLDFGFPDKTAYACMAETMILALEEKYDNYSLGSELEIDKVLEINKLANKHGFKLASLRNSEREVTLKRVNKVRQLISST; from the coding sequence ATGAATCGATTTGCATTTATTATACATCCACTAAAAATAGCTGATGTAGCACGTAAATTTCCTATTTGTGATAAGCTACCTAAAAGTTTAGTAAAGAGTATGGTTAAGTTACTACCTCCGTTTAAAGCATCAGATATTACTGGGGTTAGATCTAAACTTGGCCCTAAAGCTGAAGGATGGTTTATTGCTTGCCCTCTAACTTCACAACAAATGCTAGAATTACCTACTTCAGTGGTCATAGAAAAAATTGTAGATGCTGGTCTTATAGCTCAAGAATTAGGAGCTGATATTTTAGGTCTAGGAGCTTTTACTTCAGTAGTAGGCGATAAAGGAGTTACTATTGCTAATCAACTTGATATTCCAGTGACTACAGGAAATAGTTATACTGTTGCTACAGCTTTAGAAGGAGTTAAATTAGCTAGTGAAATATCTGGAGTTAATATGAAAAATAGCAACATATTAGTTGTAGGAGCGAGTGGTTCGATTGGTAAGGCTTGTACTAAATTATTAGCTGAGGATAATAACTCGCTTATTTTAGCTGCTAGAAAAAAAGATAAGCTAGAGAGGTTGGCCCAGAGAGTAAAGAAAGATTATAACGTACAAGTAAAGACCACAACTAATTTAGATAAATATTTACCTCAATCTGATATTATTATTGCAGCTTCTAGTGCTGTAGAAAGTTTGATTAATATTAACTTACTTAAACCTGGAACAATAGTTTGTGATGTTGCTAGACCTCGTGATGTTGCTAAAGAAGTAAATCAAAGAAGATCAGATGTCTTGATTATTGATGGTGGAATTGTAGAAGTGCCTGGAGAAGTTAATTTCAACTTAGATTTTGGTTTTCCAGATAAAACAGCGTATGCTTGTATGGCTGAAACTATGATTTTAGCTTTGGAAGAAAAATATGATAATTATAGTTTAGGTTCCGAATTAGAAATAGATAAGGTTTTAGAGATCAATAAATTAGCTAATAAGCATGGTTTTAAATTAGCAAGCTTGAGAAATTCGGAAC